Proteins encoded in a region of the Massilia sp. UMI-21 genome:
- a CDS encoding GNAT family N-acetyltransferase produces MNPSAVPLQLRPAEPADQAFFLALYRSTRDDLLGLVADPRYIDGLIAMQQQMQAAGYRNSYPEARYQVLALDGEPVGRLVTAAVAGALRVVDIAVLPPARGRGVAGEALRRLQRQAAQDGRDLTLAVRKDNAGARRLYAALGFGVDTEDAFSLQLRWRAPAAGRAV; encoded by the coding sequence ATGAACCCTTCTGCCGTTCCGCTGCAACTGCGTCCCGCCGAGCCGGCCGACCAGGCTTTCTTCCTGGCGTTGTACCGCTCCACCCGCGACGACCTGCTGGGTCTGGTCGCCGACCCGCGCTATATCGATGGATTGATTGCAATGCAGCAGCAGATGCAGGCGGCCGGCTATCGCAACAGCTATCCCGAGGCCCGCTACCAGGTGCTGGCCCTGGACGGCGAGCCGGTCGGCCGCCTGGTGACGGCGGCCGTGGCCGGCGCGCTGCGGGTGGTCGATATCGCGGTGCTGCCGCCGGCGCGCGGGCGCGGCGTGGCGGGCGAGGCGCTGCGCCGGCTGCAGCGGCAGGCGGCGCAGGACGGCCGCGACCTGACGCTCGCGGTGCGCAAGGACAATGCCGGCGCGCGCCGGCTGTATGCGGCGCTGGGCTTCGGCGTCGACACCGAAGACGCCTTCAGCCTGCAGCTGCGCTGGCGGGCGCCGGCCGCGGGCCGGGCGGTGTAG